Sequence from the Azospirillaceae bacterium genome:
GGGACGCCATCACTGCGCGCCCGTAACGAGGAAAGCCTTTTCCAAGGGGAGAGCGAGTTGCCCGACGCCCTAACCCCGCTACTCTAGCGTCTTAATCGGTTGGCTGTCACGCTTTGTCCACTTTGACTCCATTATTTCTCATACAGCGAAGCGAGCCCAATCCGCTACACCAAAGAAAAAGTCGAACCGGCCCGAAGGTATCGCGCATGGGGAAAAGAACCAACCCAATGTGTCAACCGCTCGTTGCCAATTCTCGAAGCGTTGGAGGGCACAAGCCGCTGCCTGGACCAGCATGAGTAACAAAACTCATGCTTCCGGCCAAGAGAACATCAATCCGGGGTATCATTATGGAAAGACGCCTAGCCTGTTTGCTTCTATTTGGCTGTGAGGCCTGCTGTTCTAGCTTGACGTCGGAGGCTGACAATCTGAAGCGGAGCCCACCCAGCCCTCGCCGGATGGCCGAGGCGGTGGACAAGGGTGTCCTGCCAGCAAGTCGCTTTCAGTTGCGGCCTAGAGAACGACGCCCGTCCACCCCGGCGCAGAAAGAAACCGAGCGGCACTATGGCAGTACCGAGCGAGCCTTTGGACAAGCCCGCCTCCGCGCATCGCGGCGCTCCCGGGCAGATGGCGAATGTGAGCCTCGTGGTCGAGGAGGACTCCGTCGCGAGACAACTGGCCACGGCCCTGGAACGATCCGGTCGCCATCGCCTGTCCATATTCCACGACGTGGCTGCCTTGCAGCAGTCCTCGGCGGCACCGGATGCCGTGGTGATCAGCCTGTCGCAGTTTGCGGCACTGCGTGAAAACGAGCCGATGGCCTACCTCCGCCTGTCGCGGAAGTCGCGCATCCTCGTCGTCCTGGCCAGCCGGGAACTGCTGGACGCGGCTCAACTCCTGGCGTTCGCGGATGCGTGGATGTTCGCCGACCTGAATGCGGACCTGGCCCCCGACCTGATCGACCTGGGCCTGGAAGGCCATTGCCTGGTGCCGCCCCAGTTCCTGTCGCGCATGGGGGTCGACGAGATCCGCCTGGCGCTGCTGCCACGGCTGACGGATGCGGAGTTCGCGACGCTGAAGTTTCTCGGCCGCGGCCTCAACAATCGCACCATCGCGGAAGAACTGGGTCTCAGCGAGGCGGTGGTGAAGTCCATCGTCCGCAGCGTCCTGTCCAAGCTCCACTTCCGGAACCGCACAGAGGCGGGTGTATTCGCAGCCCGGCAGGAAGGCGCATTGGACGACGCCCGGGCCGCGGCGGACGAGACGGGTGCCGGCCCGGAACAAACTTGGCACGCGCAGGGCGCGGCGGAGTGAGCCGGCGCAGGAGCCTGAGTGAATTCCGATCAGGCGGATACGCCTGATCGGCCGGTTTCGCCAATCGGACAGGTGGATCAAGCACAAACGCCCGGTCCAACGGGTCGGGCCGCGCTTTGTGCCGGACGCCGTGTTGCTGCGGCCGTCCCGGTTCGCGTCCGGCCAATTTGAAATTCGGACAGCTTTGCGGCCGTGCTGGGCCCGCCCCGGTCGCGCGATCCCCCATCATCCACGGCCGACCCGCAGCGCCTGCCGCGGGCAGGTCTCAGGTATTCTCCAACAAACGCCCCGCCGCGCAGACTCCGCCAGCCGTATGTGGGCTGCCGCAATCAAACATGACGGGGCGGCCGTTCCCTCAGGCCACGGATGCAACCGCCGGAGCGGCCACATTCATGTCGCCACCAATGCCGTTGTTCAGTGCCCAGATCGCGGCCTGGGTGCGGTTCGACGCATTGATCTTGCGCAGCAGGCTCTTCAGGTGGACCTTCACCGTGGCTTCGGTGATGTTCAGGTGGTTGGCGATCATCTTGTTGCTGTCGCCGTTCAGAAGGCAGCGCAGGATCTGCACCTCGCGCTGGGACAAGCCCTTGCGCGACACCGGCACCTCGGCTGCGGGGCTGTTGACGCGCCCACTGATGAGCAGGGCGGCCAAATGGGTCGGGAAAACCTTTTCGCCCATCATGACCAGCTTCAGGGACTGCGTCAGGGCATCGGACGACAGGTCCTTCATGAGGTAGCCGTCCGCCCCAGCCTCCAGCGCATTCGCCAGACGGCGCGTGCACAATTCGCTGGTGAGGATCACCAGGCGGCCTTCGGGCAGCAGACGCCGGAGGCGACGGAGCGCTTCGGCCTCCTCATCGTTGCCGAGCGTGAGGTCGAGGAGAACGAGCTGGGGCTGCAGACCCTGCGTCTCGATCAGGTTGGCCGCCTCGCGGAGGTTGCCGGCTTCAGCCATGATGTTGAACGGAGAGCCATCCAGTAGACGGCGCAAACCTTCCCGGAACAGCTTGTTCGCATCGATCAGCATGGTCTGGGTCGCATTCATGTACCCTCTCCCTTTCCTTCTAGCAGGCAATGCATCAAAGGGCCGCCACGCCCGATCTGATGGGAGCCCTGTCCAAGGTTCCAGACAGACAGTTTGATCTTGGAATAGCTCTCTTTCGGGTCACGTTACCTCAGTATCGAGTGCAGCAGAATTTCTCGCATGTACGAGGACGCGTCCGCTTTGGATATAGGTCTCAAGATAAAAACATCCAGATTTGGAATTTATTCCCGTCCGCACGGGGATGTGCACTCCATCCGCGCAAGCCGATCGGGTATCTTATTTTCAGCAAGACTCGATCGGGTAATACAACCCTCGATCTTCTCCACCGCGAAGACTTACACTGGCCTGGACAGGGATGCTCATGCGGCTAGAAGAGCCGGTCGGGCCGGGGCGGTCGCCCGCGCCAACGGCACAGGCGCGGCTGGACAAAGGTCCAGCCGCGCCGGCATTCGCCACGAAATCGTGGGTTACAGCAGCCCCCGTTCCCGGGCCTGCCGCATCAACACGTATTGACGCATCATCTGGTGGCGGAAGCGGTAGCGGAAGCCGCCCGCCTCTGCGATCCGCTCCAGCACCGCCCCCCGCTCCGGTTCCACAAGCCGGCTGAGCGGGTATTGCAGGGAAAGCAGCGGCATGCCGGCCTTATCCGGTCCAAGCGGCACCTGCGCCATATCGGCCGGATTGAAGACCCCGAACTCGTCCGCCGGGCATTGGGCGGCGAGATAGAGCACGTCCGCGAACGAGGTGCGCCGGTCGGTACCGACCGCCACGGTGTAGGCATCGACCACCGACCGCTCGGCCTCGGCGACGCAACGCTGCACCCCGTAAGCGAGATCCTGCATGGTGACCGTGCTGTCGCCACGCCCCAGCGCATTGCGCGCCGTGTGCAGGCTCAGCAACTGCCCGTAGTAGGGCAGCCCTTTGGCGAAGAGGGCGATCCGCTCCCGCACGTCCGCCGGGAAAGTGATACCCGCCGCCTCGGCGCCCGCCAGGATCAGGCGGTCGACCTCCTGGCCGCTCATCAACGGGAGGTGGACGGACACCAGCGACCGCTGGATCGAGGGATGCTTGCCGAGCAATTGGTTGACCGTCTCGGCCACGCCCACGATCAACAGTGTCACCGGAACCGACGCATCGGTCAGGTTCTTGATCAGTTCGGCCAGCTTGTTGCGAACATCCTCGCCGGTCACCCGGTCGTACTCGTCCAGGATGAAGAGCACGTGGGTTCCGCTGATCTCGGCCAGCACCTCCTGGAGTTCGGTGGCGCTGAACGAGCCGGGTGGCAGCAGTTCGTCGAAGTTCCCGAAGCTGCGCCGTGCGGAGAAGGGATTGTCGACCCCGGACTGGTGGTATGTGGAGGGGATCCGGGACAGCAACTTCCGGAAGATGTCCTCGAAGCCCAGCTCGGCCGAGCAGGTGAGCTTGATGGTCAGGTAACCGGCCTGCGCCGCGATCTGCTGGATGGCGTTGGCCGCGGAGGTCTTGCCGCGCCCCCTGTCGCCGTACAGCACGACGTGGGCCCGTTCCTCCTCGATCGCCTGGATGATGCGGCGCAGGATCTGCATCCGGCCGATGAACAGGGCGTTGACTTGGCTTTTCGGCCGCGTCGGGGTGAACGCCTCGCGCAGGGCCGCATGGGCCTCGGGGGAGATCGGACCCGAGGGCACCGGTGCACCGCGCAATGCCCCGGCGACCGGGAGCTGGAACTGGGGCAGCGCAATATCCTGGTCCGGCTCGCGCTCCGGCTCACGCCGCGACGGGACGGCCTGCCGCGGCCCCAGGTTCAGCGTCGCAATCCGGTCCGAAGCGCTGCGCAGTGGGGAAAGGGCAGGTGACGGCGCCATGGCCACGTGCGGCCCCGGACCCG
This genomic interval carries:
- a CDS encoding response regulator transcription factor — translated: MNATQTMLIDANKLFREGLRRLLDGSPFNIMAEAGNLREAANLIETQGLQPQLVLLDLTLGNDEEAEALRRLRRLLPEGRLVILTSELCTRRLANALEAGADGYLMKDLSSDALTQSLKLVMMGEKVFPTHLAALLISGRVNSPAAEVPVSRKGLSQREVQILRCLLNGDSNKMIANHLNITEATVKVHLKSLLRKINASNRTQAAIWALNNGIGGDMNVAAPAVASVA
- a CDS encoding LuxR C-terminal-related transcriptional regulator: MANVSLVVEEDSVARQLATALERSGRHRLSIFHDVAALQQSSAAPDAVVISLSQFAALRENEPMAYLRLSRKSRILVVLASRELLDAAQLLAFADAWMFADLNADLAPDLIDLGLEGHCLVPPQFLSRMGVDEIRLALLPRLTDAEFATLKFLGRGLNNRTIAEELGLSEAVVKSIVRSVLSKLHFRNRTEAGVFAARQEGALDDARAAADETGAGPEQTWHAQGAAE
- a CDS encoding AAA family ATPase produces the protein MRNFFKKRRNVEMSRTEPPLAVVGSASAVNTAEPVVPPAGPVARLSPMAPVRHHEAGPGPHVAMAPSPALSPLRSASDRIATLNLGPRQAVPSRREPEREPDQDIALPQFQLPVAGALRGAPVPSGPISPEAHAALREAFTPTRPKSQVNALFIGRMQILRRIIQAIEEERAHVVLYGDRGRGKTSAANAIQQIAAQAGYLTIKLTCSAELGFEDIFRKLLSRIPSTYHQSGVDNPFSARRSFGNFDELLPPGSFSATELQEVLAEISGTHVLFILDEYDRVTGEDVRNKLAELIKNLTDASVPVTLLIVGVAETVNQLLGKHPSIQRSLVSVHLPLMSGQEVDRLILAGAEAAGITFPADVRERIALFAKGLPYYGQLLSLHTARNALGRGDSTVTMQDLAYGVQRCVAEAERSVVDAYTVAVGTDRRTSFADVLYLAAQCPADEFGVFNPADMAQVPLGPDKAGMPLLSLQYPLSRLVEPERGAVLERIAEAGGFRYRFRHQMMRQYVLMRQARERGLL